A stretch of Chloroflexota bacterium DNA encodes these proteins:
- a CDS encoding sugar ABC transporter permease: MAGAIAGPDPAATLRRRLGLTYRGGASAYLFVLPSIIFIGVFVIVPIFAALFYSFNDYDLLTAPEFAGLKNYELIGKEPRFWPSIRNTIFFAFGTVPTGIITSLLLAVLINRAIRGIYFFRAMFYMPVVSSFVSVSLIFLWMYEPQFGLANQVLEFLGFARSKWLRGPETAMVAIIMMSIWKNMGLNMVIYLAGLQSIPPHLYEAAEIDGAGRLSKMFRITVPLLAPTTYFVVIVYFIGALQMFVQVFIMACEPQGNCGGPLDATITIVLLIYLEAFNNLRMGFASALSFILFVVIGLVTIVNARLLQYEIGY; this comes from the coding sequence ATGGCCGGTGCGATTGCAGGTCCGGATCCTGCGGCGACGCTACGCAGGCGGCTGGGCCTCACCTACCGGGGCGGCGCTTCGGCGTACCTCTTCGTGCTGCCATCGATCATTTTTATCGGCGTATTCGTGATCGTCCCGATCTTTGCGGCGCTTTTCTATTCGTTCAACGATTACGACCTGTTGACCGCGCCTGAATTCGCGGGCCTTAAGAACTACGAGCTGATCGGCAAGGAACCGCGCTTTTGGCCGTCGATCCGCAATACGATATTCTTCGCCTTCGGCACGGTACCGACCGGCATCATCACCTCGCTGCTGCTCGCGGTCTTGATCAACCGCGCAATCCGCGGAATTTACTTCTTCCGGGCCATGTTCTACATGCCGGTGGTCTCTTCCTTCGTCTCGGTCTCGCTGATCTTCCTTTGGATGTACGAGCCGCAGTTCGGACTGGCCAACCAGGTGCTCGAATTCCTGGGTTTCGCCCGTTCTAAGTGGCTGCGCGGACCCGAGACCGCCATGGTGGCAATCATCATGATGAGCATCTGGAAGAACATGGGCCTGAACATGGTCATCTACCTGGCCGGGCTGCAGTCGATACCGCCGCACCTCTACGAGGCGGCCGAGATCGACGGGGCGGGGAGGCTTTCCAAGATGTTCCGGATAACCGTCCCGCTGCTGGCACCGACCACCTATTTCGTGGTAATCGTCTACTTCATCGGCGCGCTGCAGATGTTCGTGCAGGTTTTCATCATGGCCTGCGAGCCGCAGGGCAACTGTGGCGGACCGCTGGATGCGACGATTACGATCGTGCTCCTCATCTACCTCGAGGCGTTCAACAACCTGCGCATGGGCTTTGCCTCCGCGCTGTCCTTCATCCTGTTTGTGGTCATCGGCCTGGTGACAATCGTGAACGCCAGGTTGCTCCAGTACGAAATCGGCTACTGA
- a CDS encoding sugar ABC transporter permease, protein MQANDVFGPPPRMTLRRRLGLTYRGGATSYMFVLPSVLFIGVFVIVPIAGALYYSFTNYDLLTAPEWSGIKNYQLIGKEPRFVPAVRNTVFFAFGTVPAGVITSLLLAVLVNRAIRGIYFFRAMFYMPVVSSFVSVSLIWLWMYEPQFGLANDLLRAMDLPASKWLRGPETALLAIVLMSIWKNMGLNMVIYLAGLQGIPPHLYEAAEIDGAGRLSQMFRITVPLLAPTTYFVVIVYFIGALQMFVQVFIMACQDAQGLCGGPVDATVTIVLLIYIEAFANLRMGFAAALSFILFAVIGLITIINSKLLEYEIGY, encoded by the coding sequence ATGCAGGCCAACGACGTTTTCGGCCCACCGCCCCGCATGACCCTGCGGCGCAGACTCGGGCTCACCTACCGCGGCGGCGCGACCTCCTACATGTTCGTGCTGCCTTCGGTCCTCTTCATCGGCGTGTTCGTAATCGTGCCGATCGCCGGTGCCCTGTATTACTCGTTCACCAACTACGACCTTCTTACCGCCCCTGAGTGGTCGGGCATCAAGAACTACCAACTCATCGGCAAGGAACCGCGATTCGTGCCTGCGGTCCGCAACACGGTGTTTTTCGCCTTCGGGACCGTTCCCGCCGGGGTGATTACCTCGCTGCTGCTGGCGGTGCTGGTCAATCGCGCGATCCGCGGGATCTACTTCTTCCGGGCCATGTTCTACATGCCGGTTGTCTCCTCGTTCGTCTCGGTCTCGCTGATCTGGCTCTGGATGTACGAACCCCAGTTCGGGCTGGCCAACGATTTATTGCGGGCGATGGATTTGCCGGCTTCCAAGTGGCTGCGCGGACCCGAAACGGCGCTCCTGGCAATCGTCCTGATGAGCATCTGGAAGAACATGGGCCTGAACATGGTCATCTACCTGGCCGGCCTGCAGGGGATTCCGCCGCACCTCTACGAGGCGGCCGAGATCGACGGGGCGGGCCGCCTCTCGCAGATGTTCCGGATAACCGTCCCGCTGCTGGCGCCGACCACCTATTTCGTGGTAATCGTCTACTTCATCGGCGCGCTGCAGATGTTCGTGCAGGTATTCATCATGGCCTGTCAGGACGCGCAGGGTCTCTGCGGGGGACCAGTCGATGCGACTGTGACGATCGTGCTGCTGATATATATCGAAGCCTTCGCCAATTTGCGCATGGGGTTTGCGGCCGCGCTGTCGTTCATCTTGTTTGCGGTCATTGGGTTGATCACGATCATCAACTCAAAATTGCTCGAATACGAGATCGGCTACTAA
- a CDS encoding sugar ABC transporter permease yields the protein MIDRSSLQLALRRRFRLTYRGGATAYLFVLPSVIFIGVFVIVPIVGALYYSFTNYDLLTPPEWVGLKNYQVIGKEPRFWPSVRNTMLFALGTVPAGVITSLLLAVLVNRAIRGIYFFRAMFYMPVVSSFVSVSLIFLWMYEPQFGLANAFLRALDLPASKWLRGPETALFAIILMSIWKNMGLNMVIYLAGLQGIPPHLYEAAEIDGAGRLSQMFRITVPLLAPTTYFVVIVYFIGALQMFVQVFIMSCNDPAGSCGGPLDSTITIVMLIYLEAFLALRMGFAAALSFILFVLIGAVTILNARVLSYEIGY from the coding sequence ATGATCGACCGAAGCAGCCTGCAGCTGGCGCTCCGGCGACGATTTCGGCTCACCTACCGGGGTGGGGCGACCGCGTACCTGTTCGTACTGCCCTCAGTCATCTTCATCGGCGTTTTCGTAATCGTCCCGATCGTCGGGGCGCTCTATTACTCGTTTACCAACTACGACCTTTTGACTCCGCCGGAATGGGTGGGTCTGAAGAACTATCAGGTCATCGGCAAAGAACCGCGCTTCTGGCCGTCGGTCCGCAACACCATGCTGTTCGCGCTGGGCACGGTCCCCGCCGGGGTGATTACCTCGCTGCTGCTGGCGGTGCTGGTGAACCGCGCGATCCGCGGAATCTACTTCTTCCGGGCCATGTTCTACATGCCGGTTGTCTCCTCGTTCGTCTCGGTCTCGCTGATCTTCCTGTGGATGTACGAGCCGCAGTTCGGACTGGCCAACGCGTTTCTGCGGGCGCTCGACCTGCCGGCGTCGAAGTGGCTGCGCGGGCCCGAGACCGCCCTTTTCGCCATCATCCTGATGAGCATCTGGAAGAACATGGGCCTGAACATGGTCATCTACCTGGCCGGCCTGCAGGGGATTCCGCCGCACCTCTACGAGGCGGCCGAGATCGACGGGGCGGGCCGCCTCTCGCAGATGTTCCGGATAACCGTCCCGCTGCTGGCGCCGACCACCTATTTCGTGGTAATCGTCTACTTCATCGGCGCCCTGCAGATGTTCGTGCAGGTATTCATCATGTCCTGCAACGATCCGGCCGGATCGTGCGGCGGACCGCTGGACTCCACGATCACAATCGTGATGCTCATTTATCTGGAGGCGTTTCTGGCTCTGCGGATGGGGTTCGCGGCAGCGCTGTCTTTCATACTCTTCGTCCTGATCGGGGCGGTCACGATCCTTAACGCCCGGGTCCTCAGCTACGAGATCGGCTACTGA
- a CDS encoding sugar ABC transporter permease, with amino-acid sequence MGMAATAQRARFGLRRRLGLTYRGGATAYLFVLPSVIFIGVFVIVPIFGALYYSFNNYDLLTAPEWAWFKNYRLVASEPRFIPAMRNTLMFAVGTVPAGVITSLLLAMLVNRAIRGIYFFRAMFYMPVVSSFVTVSLIWLWMYEPQFGLANAALRFMGLPASKWLTGPETALLAIILMSVWKNMGLNMVIYLAGLQGIPPHLYEAAEIDGAGRLSKMFRITIPMLAPTTYFVVIVYFIGALQMFVQVFIMACPHTQINCGGPLDSTITIVMLIYLEAFAYLRMGFAAALSFILFMVIGIVTIANARILSYEIGY; translated from the coding sequence ATGGGAATGGCGGCTACGGCCCAACGGGCGCGATTCGGTTTGCGTCGTCGCCTAGGGCTCACCTACCGGGGCGGGGCGACCGCGTATCTGTTCGTACTGCCGTCGGTCATCTTCATCGGCGTTTTCGTAATCGTCCCGATCTTCGGGGCGCTCTACTACAGCTTCAACAACTACGACCTGCTGACCGCGCCCGAATGGGCGTGGTTCAAGAATTACCGTTTGGTGGCCAGCGAACCGCGGTTCATCCCGGCGATGCGCAATACGCTGATGTTCGCGGTGGGAACGGTGCCGGCCGGCGTGATCACCTCGCTGCTGCTGGCGATGCTGGTCAACCGCGCGATCCGCGGAATCTACTTCTTCCGGGCCATGTTCTACATGCCGGTGGTCTCCTCGTTCGTGACCGTCTCGCTGATCTGGCTCTGGATGTACGAACCACAGTTCGGGCTGGCGAACGCGGCCCTGCGCTTTATGGGGTTGCCCGCTTCGAAGTGGCTCACCGGGCCCGAGACCGCGCTGCTGGCGATCATCCTGATGAGCGTCTGGAAGAACATGGGCCTGAACATGGTCATCTACCTGGCCGGCCTGCAGGGGATCCCGCCGCATCTCTACGAGGCGGCCGAAATCGACGGGGCCGGAAGGCTATCGAAGATGTTCCGCATCACCATCCCGATGCTGGCCCCGACGACCTATTTCGTGGTCATCGTCTACTTCATCGGCGCCCTGCAGATGTTCGTGCAGGTCTTCATCATGGCCTGCCCGCACACGCAGATCAACTGTGGCGGACCGCTGGACTCGACGATCACGATCGTCATGCTCATCTACCTGGAAGCGTTCGCCTATCTGCGAATGGGCTTCGCGGCGGCGCTATCGTTCATCCTGTTCATGGTCATCGGGATCGTGACGATCGCCAACGCCCGGATTCTCAGTTACGAAATCGGCTATTGA
- a CDS encoding sulfatase-like hydrolase/transferase yields MTPMPKSDRPDIIFFMVDQLAARWLELGLAGGIVELPNFSALARSGTWFRRAISSNPLCCPARATLATGLTTQQHGVLQNGYFLDPQIPTFMRALQDSGYQTGAAGKVHLHPHYESLYPDYREYGFDACWVTEDARGGPWLDWILAEHPEHADAVLSTVWARQIEEFGSYGPARVDLAARMDEIPPQPGAYELPFPAELSQTEWITARALDFISGAEAGRPLYMHISYVQPHGPFAPPQGYLGRVNADAIPRPLAAEWRDDPEAPHCLAPLSQAAEGRDWLEDRCHYFADLVHLDEQLGRLQAAIRARGRAENTYLVFLSDHGEMLGDHDLMSKGEMHYDACIRVPLMIAGPGVCARQQRSEFVQLEDIYPTVFDMAGLAVPEPVSLRLALPFAALPGRSLLPLSCGAPADSWRTCAYAESYNNIDSNTLDRWARTVVDDRFRFTWYPEGSGQQLFDLVADPGEQTNLAGRSEFGQQRERLRDLLLEQVVLQAYPATPRSRFAYGVH; encoded by the coding sequence ATGACGCCAATGCCCAAATCCGACCGACCCGACATTATTTTCTTCATGGTCGACCAGCTCGCCGCGCGATGGCTCGAACTCGGCCTGGCCGGCGGAATCGTCGAGCTTCCGAATTTCTCCGCCCTGGCCCGGTCGGGGACGTGGTTCCGGCGCGCAATTTCCTCCAATCCGCTCTGCTGTCCGGCCCGGGCCACGCTCGCCACCGGCCTGACCACGCAGCAGCACGGGGTGCTCCAGAACGGCTACTTCCTGGACCCGCAGATTCCGACCTTCATGCGCGCGCTGCAAGATTCCGGATACCAGACCGGCGCCGCCGGAAAGGTGCACCTGCACCCCCACTACGAATCGCTCTACCCCGATTACCGCGAGTACGGATTCGATGCCTGCTGGGTCACCGAGGACGCCCGCGGCGGCCCCTGGCTTGACTGGATCCTGGCCGAGCACCCCGAGCACGCCGACGCTGTTCTCTCGACCGTCTGGGCCCGCCAGATCGAAGAATTCGGAAGTTACGGTCCCGCACGAGTCGACTTGGCCGCGCGCATGGACGAGATCCCGCCGCAACCCGGCGCCTACGAACTGCCCTTCCCGGCCGAACTGTCGCAGACCGAATGGATCACCGCCCGCGCCTTGGATTTCATCTCTGGGGCCGAAGCCGGCCGGCCGCTGTACATGCACATCTCCTACGTGCAACCGCATGGCCCGTTCGCCCCGCCGCAGGGGTATCTGGGGCGAGTGAATGCGGACGCTATTCCGCGTCCGCTGGCGGCCGAATGGCGCGACGATCCGGAGGCGCCGCATTGCCTGGCGCCGCTTTCGCAGGCCGCCGAAGGCCGCGACTGGCTGGAAGATCGCTGCCACTATTTCGCCGACCTGGTTCACCTTGACGAGCAGCTCGGCCGCTTGCAGGCGGCAATCCGCGCCCGCGGCCGGGCTGAAAACACCTATCTGGTGTTCCTCTCCGACCACGGCGAAATGCTCGGCGACCACGACCTGATGTCCAAGGGCGAAATGCACTACGACGCCTGCATCCGGGTCCCGCTGATGATTGCCGGCCCCGGGGTTTGCGCGCGGCAGCAGCGCTCCGAATTCGTCCAGCTCGAGGACATTTACCCCACGGTTTTCGACATGGCGGGCCTGGCTGTCCCGGAACCTGTCTCGCTTCGCCTGGCGCTGCCGTTCGCGGCCCTGCCGGGACGCTCATTGCTTCCCTTAAGTTGCGGCGCGCCGGCCGATTCCTGGCGGACGTGCGCTTACGCCGAGAGTTACAACAACATCGACTCGAACACGCTGGATCGCTGGGCGCGCACGGTCGTGGACGACCGCTTCCGCTTCACCTGGTACCCCGAAGGGTCCGGGCAACAACTGTTCGACTTGGTCGCCGATCCGGGCGAACAGACCAACCTGGCCGGCCGCTCCGAATTCGGGCAGCAGCGCGAGCGGCTGCGCGATCTGCTGCTGGAGCAGGTCGTCCTGCAGGCCTACCCGGCTACGCCGCGCTCACGTTTTGCTTACGGTGTTCACTGA
- a CDS encoding sugar phosphate isomerase/epimerase, with translation MQIAGCTWGLRRDQAAAAAAFDRAGFDTIDVDPGFGPAANWESALPVSCLAAGHLFPGGTRLDDPEPDDRAAARRHVLAAIDEAARLGAEVVYVGAPNPDEQAMSWFADCVPELAAHSTRRGLLLAVEPSPPRGLRTIGETREFIESLGVENFHILLDFAHCLLVDEDPVEAIEVCGERLAYVHFNDTDGVNDNHLGLTDGIFDRRLVEEIVAELRSVGYRRPLAVESAPALPDPLGSALKTLEVLKSCGA, from the coding sequence ATGCAGATTGCGGGATGCACATGGGGACTCCGCCGCGACCAGGCGGCGGCCGCCGCCGCCTTCGATCGGGCGGGATTCGACACGATCGACGTCGACCCGGGATTTGGGCCGGCCGCCAACTGGGAATCGGCTCTCCCGGTGTCCTGCCTGGCGGCCGGACACCTGTTCCCCGGCGGGACCCGACTGGACGATCCGGAACCCGACGACCGCGCCGCGGCCCGCCGGCACGTGCTGGCGGCTATCGACGAGGCCGCCCGCCTGGGAGCCGAGGTCGTATACGTGGGAGCGCCCAACCCGGACGAGCAGGCCATGAGTTGGTTTGCCGACTGCGTCCCCGAACTTGCCGCGCACTCGACCCGCCGCGGCTTGCTGCTGGCGGTCGAACCATCGCCCCCGCGCGGACTGCGCACGATCGGCGAAACCCGGGAATTCATCGAATCCCTCGGCGTGGAAAACTTCCACATCCTGCTCGACTTCGCCCATTGCCTGTTGGTCGACGAGGATCCGGTCGAGGCGATCGAAGTTTGCGGGGAGCGCCTCGCCTACGTCCACTTCAACGACACCGACGGCGTAAACGACAACCACCTCGGGCTCACCGACGGAATATTCGACCGCCGCCTGGTCGAGGAGATCGTCGCCGAGCTTCGAAGCGTCGGCTACCGGCGCCCGCTGGCGGTCGAGAGCGCGCCGGCCCTTCCGGACCCGCTGGGCAGCGCTCTCAAGACTCTCGAGGTCCTAAAGTCCTGCGGGGCCTGA
- a CDS encoding LLM class flavin-dependent oxidoreductase, with protein sequence MKLGAFNMPLHPPGHDFTQTLADDLDTIVTCDRLGLTEYWLGEHFTSEWENIPAPDLVIAQALALTEQIKLGTGVSCLPNHNPFMLAHRIAQLDHMANGRFMWGIGAGGFPGDFEVFGYEEPGAAPKIMRETLDAVLELWGAAKPGPYGSGNWGFKVPEPQDDIGLSVHVRPLQKPHPPIGVAGVSKHSGTLRVAGLKGWIPMSINIVPMPLLRTHWEAVEEGAAAAGLTPERSSWRIARNIFVAETSEAAFDGAVNGTLGRDFEDYFFKLLPYVGYMDLVKTDPEMPDSDVTLEYMAENIWVVGDPDEVAAKLRRLHGDVGGFGVLLMMIHEWRDQPSWRRSVDLLTNEVMPQLADLD encoded by the coding sequence ATGAAACTCGGGGCCTTCAACATGCCGCTGCATCCGCCCGGCCACGACTTCACGCAGACGCTCGCCGACGACCTGGACACGATCGTTACCTGCGACCGCCTGGGGCTGACCGAGTACTGGCTGGGCGAGCATTTCACTTCCGAATGGGAGAACATCCCGGCGCCCGATCTGGTGATCGCCCAGGCGCTGGCCCTGACCGAGCAAATAAAGCTCGGCACCGGGGTTTCCTGTCTCCCCAACCACAATCCGTTCATGCTCGCGCACCGCATTGCCCAGCTCGACCACATGGCCAACGGCAGGTTCATGTGGGGAATCGGCGCGGGCGGGTTCCCGGGCGATTTCGAGGTGTTCGGATACGAAGAACCCGGCGCCGCGCCCAAGATCATGCGCGAGACCCTGGACGCGGTCCTAGAGCTCTGGGGGGCGGCCAAGCCCGGTCCCTACGGATCGGGCAACTGGGGGTTCAAGGTGCCGGAGCCCCAAGACGACATCGGCCTTTCGGTCCACGTCCGTCCGCTGCAGAAACCGCATCCCCCGATCGGCGTCGCCGGCGTGTCGAAGCACTCTGGCACGCTGCGGGTCGCCGGCCTGAAGGGCTGGATCCCGATGAGCATCAACATAGTGCCCATGCCGTTGTTGCGGACCCACTGGGAGGCGGTCGAGGAGGGCGCCGCCGCCGCCGGTTTGACCCCCGAGCGCAGCTCCTGGCGGATCGCCCGCAACATCTTCGTCGCCGAGACCTCCGAGGCAGCGTTCGACGGAGCCGTCAACGGCACCCTCGGGCGTGATTTCGAAGACTACTTCTTCAAGCTTTTGCCCTATGTCGGCTACATGGACCTGGTAAAAACCGACCCCGAAATGCCGGATTCGGATGTCACGCTCGAATACATGGCCGAGAACATCTGGGTGGTCGGCGACCCCGACGAAGTGGCCGCCAAGCTGCGCCGCCTGCACGGGGACGTGGGCGGTTTCGGCGTGCTCCTGATGATGATCCACGAGTGGCGCGACCAGCCGTCATGGCGCCGTTCGGTCGACCTGCTCACCAACGAGGTGATGCCGCAACTGGCCGATCTGGACTAG
- a CDS encoding mandelate racemase/muconate lactonizing enzyme family protein codes for MEVRMVIEELAVELLRWEMDSPIRDAQVEIRARECMLVRVRTRDGIEGVGEAGTFGGTAFGVKAILETRLAPMIVGSDPTYIADLWDRMYKGTIQSGRRGVMQSAIAGVDLALWDILGKSAGLPVHKLLGSRADRVRAYGSGGFYEPGKDLAGLAAEMERIAGRGYRAAKMKVGRICADDDADRVRVAREGLGPGRELMIDANNQMTPHGAIAFARSVESHQIAWFEEPTWTEDTAGAAFVRERISMPVAGYETETSLPGFKTLIDGGCIDIAQPDAAWAGGISECQRISSYAAACHLGFAPHNYGAAVSGFANLNLLCASPTGYAFEMDQNPNPLRSELVRNWPVVGNDGLIEAPQRAGLGFELDEQAAARYRVA; via the coding sequence ATGGAGGTCCGCATGGTAATTGAGGAACTCGCAGTCGAACTCCTGCGCTGGGAGATGGATTCACCGATCCGCGATGCCCAGGTCGAGATCCGGGCCCGCGAATGCATGCTGGTGCGGGTCCGCACCCGCGACGGCATCGAGGGGGTCGGCGAGGCCGGCACCTTCGGCGGAACCGCTTTCGGGGTGAAGGCGATCCTGGAGACGCGGCTGGCGCCGATGATCGTCGGCTCCGACCCGACCTATATCGCCGATCTCTGGGACCGGATGTACAAGGGCACGATCCAGTCGGGTCGTCGCGGCGTGATGCAGTCGGCGATCGCCGGCGTAGACCTGGCCCTCTGGGACATCCTCGGCAAGTCGGCGGGTCTGCCGGTGCACAAGCTGCTCGGTTCCCGCGCGGACAGAGTCCGCGCCTACGGCAGCGGAGGCTTTTACGAACCGGGTAAGGACCTTGCCGGCCTGGCGGCCGAAATGGAGCGCATCGCGGGCCGCGGGTACCGCGCCGCCAAGATGAAAGTCGGCCGAATCTGCGCGGACGATGACGCAGACAGGGTGCGGGTGGCACGCGAGGGTCTGGGGCCCGGCCGGGAATTGATGATCGACGCCAACAACCAGATGACCCCGCACGGCGCAATCGCGTTCGCACGTTCGGTCGAGTCCCACCAAATCGCCTGGTTCGAGGAACCGACCTGGACCGAAGACACCGCCGGGGCGGCGTTCGTGCGCGAGCGAATCTCAATGCCGGTGGCCGGTTACGAGACCGAGACCTCGCTGCCGGGCTTTAAAACCCTGATTGACGGCGGCTGCATCGATATCGCCCAGCCGGATGCGGCCTGGGCGGGCGGAATCAGCGAATGCCAGCGAATCTCCTCCTACGCCGCCGCCTGCCACCTCGGTTTTGCCCCGCACAACTACGGCGCCGCGGTCTCCGGCTTTGCGAATCTGAACCTGCTGTGCGCCTCGCCCACCGGCTACGCGTTCGAAATGGACCAGAATCCCAATCCGCTCCGCAGCGAACTGGTCCGCAACTGGCCGGTCGTCGGCAACGACGGCCTGATCGAGGCGCCGCAGCGGGCGGGCCTGGGTTTCGAGCTGGACGAGCAAGCGGCCGCGCGCTACCGGGTGGCCTGA
- a CDS encoding DUF721 domain-containing protein — protein MKFFLNSIRTIATSWLKSCPPMHSSSWPPPTAAWCPTAWSSAASHAHWPTAMSSRSDPESLDPGDPGPRRLGDHVAEVLGDPAYRAGLARGRQVDLVRRALREVCGEYAAGCRPVQLREGRLRLEVPNSTALQFINLNQRAVIARARRLGLADPIEEIHLAIIPALRPDGGPHGN, from the coding sequence ATGAAGTTTTTTCTGAACTCGATCCGCACCATCGCAACCAGCTGGCTGAAATCCTGCCCGCCGATGCACAGCTCTTCCTGGCCGCCGCCGACCGCGGCTTGGTGCCCGACAGCCTGGTCGAGCGCTGCCAGCCATGCGCACTGGCCGACGGCGATGTCAAGCCGCTCTGACCCGGAGTCGCTTGACCCTGGCGATCCCGGCCCGCGCCGGCTGGGCGATCACGTCGCCGAAGTCCTCGGCGACCCCGCCTACCGGGCCGGTTTGGCGCGCGGACGCCAGGTCGATCTGGTCCGGCGGGCGTTGCGTGAAGTCTGCGGCGAATACGCCGCCGGCTGCCGGCCTGTTCAGTTGCGCGAAGGGCGCCTGCGGCTGGAGGTCCCGAATTCGACCGCCCTGCAATTTATAAACCTGAATCAACGCGCGGTGATCGCGCGCGCCCGCCGCCTTGGCCTGGCTGACCCGATTGAGGAAATCCACCTGGCGATCATCCCGGCGCTAAGGCCGGATGGAGGTCCGCATGGTAATTGA
- a CDS encoding DNA replication/repair protein RecF translates to MTPVLCHLLDLTGFRNYHRLALEPPTGGCLFIGPNGAGKSNLLEAIGLVSAGRGSNPSAGLELIRISQEGERADFARVRARVAVGDRLPQLLEMVVAPGDGGRVSRRAWIEGRMRPRRDLIGRLPLVQFEPRDLELVGGQPAARRRFANWAIGQADGEYVAALGDFERSRRQRNALLRELALGPGKDPDRLDYWDDLLDTHGGVLVRARAGWLEQMSTRAQSHFARLARGPESVSLEYRPALAELAPGSLAEALRRTRQREIAVGNTLIGPHRDDFRIHVDGRLAAQFASRGQQRLAVLCVKLALLDWLTEKIGQTPVLSLDEVFSELDPHHRNQLAEILPADAQLFLAAADRGLVPDSLVERCQPCALADGDVKPL, encoded by the coding sequence ATGACGCCGGTTCTTTGTCATCTGCTGGACCTGACCGGGTTTCGCAACTACCACCGGCTCGCCCTTGAGCCGCCCACCGGAGGCTGCCTGTTTATCGGCCCCAACGGCGCGGGCAAATCGAATCTGCTGGAGGCGATAGGACTGGTCTCGGCCGGCCGCGGTTCGAACCCGTCGGCCGGGTTGGAATTGATCCGGATCAGCCAGGAAGGCGAGCGCGCCGACTTCGCCCGGGTTCGGGCTAGGGTGGCGGTCGGTGACCGGTTGCCCCAGCTGCTGGAAATGGTCGTGGCCCCGGGCGACGGCGGCCGGGTGTCGCGCCGGGCTTGGATCGAGGGCCGGATGCGCCCGCGCCGCGATCTGATCGGGCGGCTGCCGCTGGTTCAGTTCGAACCCCGCGACCTGGAGCTGGTCGGCGGCCAACCGGCCGCTCGCCGGCGATTCGCCAATTGGGCAATCGGCCAGGCGGACGGCGAATACGTCGCCGCGCTGGGCGATTTTGAACGCTCCCGCCGGCAACGCAACGCCCTGCTCCGCGAATTGGCCCTGGGTCCAGGGAAGGACCCCGACCGGCTTGATTACTGGGACGATCTGCTGGATACCCACGGGGGAGTGCTGGTCCGGGCGCGGGCAGGCTGGCTGGAGCAAATGTCGACCCGGGCCCAGTCGCACTTTGCGCGATTGGCGCGCGGACCCGAATCGGTAAGCCTGGAGTATCGACCGGCGCTCGCCGAGCTTGCCCCGGGATCGCTGGCCGAGGCATTGCGTCGGACGCGGCAGCGCGAGATCGCGGTCGGCAATACCTTGATCGGGCCGCACCGGGATGACTTTCGGATCCACGTTGACGGACGCCTGGCGGCCCAGTTCGCTTCGCGCGGACAACAGCGCCTCGCAGTTCTCTGCGTGAAATTGGCCCTGTTGGACTGGTTGACCGAAAAGATCGGCCAGACCCCGGTGCTATCGCTGGATGAAGTTTTTTCTGAACTCGATCCGCACCATCGCAACCAGCTGGCTGAAATCCTGCCCGCCGATGCACAGCTCTTCCTGGCCGCCGCCGACCGCGGCTTGGTGCCCGACAGCCTGGTCGAGCGCTGCCAGCCATGCGCACTGGCCGACGGCGATGTCAAGCCGCTCTGA